TTCGCGGGCAGTGAGGCAAAGGGCCCACCAGCGAGATGCCAACGCTCTCGGACAGCGGAACTCACTCCAAGCAGGTAGAGCCGGTGGCGTCGGTAGGTCGAGACACGCTCGGGAAGCTACGCCCATAGGAGGCAGAGAGAACGCGCACTTTCGGCTGGTCCGGGTCCGCTCCGCCGGCGATGGTAGGGTGGGTTGGTAGCCGGAAGGTTGGAGTGCACGCGGCTCGCGCGGGAAGTTTCAAAAAACTCGCTGAAATGACTTGACAGTACTACGCTCAATCATTATAATAACGGCACAAACAGGGCGCTGCCCATGAATACTATCAAGCGGAGGGATTAGCATGCGCAACGACCCGTGGAGCACCATGCGTGCTATGATGGACGAGATGGACCGTTGGGCAAGAACGGGCCTGGGCCGCAGGGGCCAGGAACTTGCCGACGCCCTGGGCTATCTGCCGCTGGACGTGGCCGAGACCGCTGACGCGTATATTCTCAGCGCTGAGCTTCCTGGCGTCACGATGGATGCTGTCTCGGTGAACGTCGAGGATAACGTGATCACGATCACCGGCACCAAACCGGCGCCTGAGGACACGGAGACTGTGAAGTACCACCGCATCGAGCGGCCGTACGGGAACTTCCAGCGCTCCTTGGCTCTGCCGCGGAACGTGGATCCGGATCAGGTGTCCGCGAAGTACGAAACGGGAGTGCTCACCATCACGGTAGGCAAGCGCGAGGAAGCCAAGCCGAAGCGGATCGAGATCCAGGCGGGTCCGTAGCAGCTTCGTCTAGTCATGCCAACACAAGCGGCCACCCCGGAGGACGGGGTGGCCGCTTTTCATGCATGGGGATGATCTCCGCGACCGGGCGGAGCCAAATGCAATGGTGGGTACCGTACCGGGAGGGAGGGCTGTGCCCCTTGGCAACACCGGGGCTGTGGCCAGGCCGGAAGCAGGGTCGATCGCGGCTCACTCTCACCGGAGAGCCTTTGAGTTCGGGCACAAAGGGCGCGGGCCAGGCTCCGTCGAAATCACCGACCGCGGCGGATTCTACACCCGCCCGGCGAGGTGATCCATGAACCCCAATGCCTGCATGCAGATGCTTACACCCGACTATTGGCCTGCCCGACTGGGGCAGATTGAAGACGCCCTGCGCCGCCTGAAGCGCGGGCGAGTGGAGACCTTCGGCCTCAGCGCCGGCAACCGACCTTTGTGGGGCGTCGTCTACGAGGCGTCCGGCGCAACGCAGACGCTGTGCATTGTCGGCGGCACCCACGGTCATGAGCCGGGAACATGCGTCTCGTGCGTCAATGCCATGCACGTGCTGGAGCACGAGCGGGATCTCAAAGGCGACCGTCTTCCCGCACTATCCGAGGCAGCAGAGCGCATCAACATCCTCTTTATCCCCGTGTTGAACGTCGACGGCCGGGCGCGACTGCCCGCCGGTTTCCACGCCACATGGTCGGACAACACGATCCCCTACGAGCGCGGCGTCAACTCAGGCCACAAGCTGAACCAGGGCGAAAACGGCGAGCTTCTGGACGGGATCGACCCCTCGGGCATGGTACTGCTCGGGGGGCGCTATAATGATGCCGGGTTCCTGATGAATCGCCCCGTGTCGCTCACCCAGACGCGCAGCATTGAGGTGCGCCAGATGCTCCAGTGGCTGGACAGGTACCCACCCGACTGTCTGGTGGACCTGCATGCCTGCGGCAGCAACTTCTTCATCATGAACCGCATGCTGCCCGAGCCTTACCGGGAGAAGTTACGGGCGATCAACCGGCGTGTGAGCGACATCCTCCTGGCACGCGGAAGCCGGATCGGGCCCATCGACGGAGACCAGGCCCCTGCGGAGTCCGGGTTTGTCAGCAACGTGCGGATGGTTTATCATCGCTTCGGGTCCCTGGCTTTCGTCTTCGAAGGCCGCCAGGGGTATCTCAACTTCCCACCACTTTTCGGGTATGACCGAATCGTCGACGATTACCTGACGGTGATCGCCGAAACTGCCGCATACGGCGCCGAGGAGGGTTTCCGGCCGTGAGACGCTGCCGCGCGCTGCTATTGAGTGGAGTGCTCTTCGTCGGCACACTTACCGCGCACGCCGACATCTATTTCGGCGTCTTCGGCGACAGCCAGCCCGGAGGCGACTGGAACTATCCGGTGCTGTCGGCCATCGCGGCGGACATGGCCGGAAGGCGACTGAGCCTCGTGCTCGGCACTGGGGACTACATTGACGGAGCGCGCAGTCTGGGCAGCCACAAAGGGCAGTGGCTCCATTTCTTCAGGGGTATCGCACCGCTCCAGCAATTGGGGAAGGTGCCCGTGGTGCTGGCCCCGGGGAATCACGACATCCGGGGAAGCCGCGCCTACCTGGAGATTTTCGAGCAGCACTTCGGTCCGGCCTACAGAAGCTTCGACATGGGCGGCTGCCATTTTATCACCCTGAACACCGAGGAGCCGGGCCGGGCCGGGATGATTGCCGGCGAGCAACTGGCCTGGCTGAAGCGCGATCTCGCGGTCACCCCCAACATCACCCCGACTTTCATCGCCATGCACCGCCCGCTGTGGCCCGTGAGTATCCACGTCGGCGAGAGTCTGGATCAGTACCCGGAGGCCCGCGACGCCCTCCACCAGCTGTTCGTGTCCGAAGGCGTCCGCTGCGTTTTCCAGGGCCACGAGCACCTGTTCAACCGCCAGTTCAGGGATGGTGTGGAGTACATCATCAACGGTGGTGCGGGCGGGTCTTTGTATGCGCGGCCGGACCGGGGAGGCTTCCACCACTGGGTCCTGGTGCACGTGCGGGACGGCAATCACGCCCTGCAGATTCGGAAGATCAAGTTCGAGTGACGGTCGCCCGGGCATCAACCCGTGACCGTCGCCAACCAATCACCGGCGCGAGCCAAGGAGCGAACCCGCCTTGAATCCCACGAACAGCTTTGAAAAGATCATGTCGCAGATGGCCGTTGCCGAGGGCGCACACGGTAAGTGGTACGAGCGCATCCGGGCCGAACTGGACTTCGCCGCGAGGATGGCGGACGCGAACCCGGATCGGGCTGCGGAATGGCGCCCGATCATCGAGCAGGCGGCCGCGCTGGTGGCCGATGGTCTGAAGGGTGGCGGCGGAGACTTGCCGGCGCTGGTTGCGGAGGCGGAAAAGATACTGGCGCCGCTGTCGCCTGCTGCGAAGGAGTACGCGATCTACTGCGCCGGCCATGCGCACATTGACATGAACTGGATGTGGAGTTGGCCCGAAACCGTTGCGGTCACCCACGATACCTTCAGTACCATGGACCGCCTGATGGACGAGTTCCCGAGCTTCCACTTCTCCCAAAGCCAGGCTTCCGTCTACCACGCCATGGAGAAATACGCCCCGGAGATGTTCGAGCGGATCCGCCGGCGCATCCAGGAGGGCCGCTGGGAGTGCACGGCCTGCCAATGGGTCGAGGGAAGCAAGAATCTGGCGTCGGGCGAGATCCTCTGCCGCCACCTTCTCTATACCCGCCGCTGGTTCCGGGATCACCTGGGTCTGCCCTTCGACGCGGTGAAAATCGACTGGGAGCCCGACACTTTCGGCCACTGCTGGACGCTTCCGGGCATTCTCGCAAGAGGCGGTATCAGCCGCTACTACCATCACCGCAGTTCGGGGCCCCAGCTACAGGCCATGTCCTCGGGCAGCGCCTCCCAGTTGTACTGGTGGGAGGGCAAGGACGGCAGCCGCGTGCTGGCGTACGACGACTCACCCAATGGCTACAACTGCGAGATCAATCCGCACATGACCCACCTGCTGTTCGCGATCCAAAAGCACACCGGTCTGAAGAAGATACTGTGGGTGTACGGGGTCGGCGACCACGGCGGCGGACCTACCCGCAGACACCTTCGGGCCGCGCAGGACATGGAGAGCTGGCCGGTCTGGCCGCGGGTGCTTCTCACCACTACCGACGCGTTTTTCAGCGACGTTGAGCGGGAAATCGCCGAAAGGGGCCTGGAGCTTCCGGTACACAAGGGCGAGCTGAACTTCGTCTTCGAAGGCTGCTATACGTCCGAGAGCCGCATCAAGTTCGCCAACCGTTCGGCGGAGAACGACCTTGTAGACACCGAAATCATCGCCTTGTGCGCCAACCGGCTCTGCGGTATGGAGTACCCCTCGACGGTGCTCGAGGAATGCTGGCAGCGCGCCATGTTCAACCAGTTCCACGACATCCTGCCGGGCTCCGGTGTGAAAGAAACCGTGGAATACGCCCTCGCGCTGTTCCAGGAGAATCTCGCGAACACCGGCATGATCCGCACCCGCAGCCTGCGCGCGCTCGCGGGGATGGTGGACACTTCGGCGCTGGAGCCTGCGGCACTGCCGACCGCATCCGACATGGGCCTCGGCGCCGGCGTGGGCAACGGGGCATGGTGGGGCGGCGTCTCCAGCCTTGGCGAGGCGGAACCGGGCGGTGAAGTTTTCGTGATATTCAACCCCGCCCCGTTCCAGCGCGACGAGATGGTGTGGGTGAAGATCTGGAACCGGCCCTTCGAAGGCGGCCGCATTTCGGTACGCGACAGTCAGGGCAAGGTGCTCCCCGCGCAGATCATGGGCTCCGGACATTACTGGGGCCACCAGTTCGTGGATGTGGCCTTCCCGGCTGCAGCCCTGCCGCCTGTGGGGTACCGCAGCTACGTGGTGGAGCCGGTCGCGGCGCAGCCCGAAGATGGCCCCCGCGCGTACCTGAAGGAGCTTGGCCGGCCCATCTACCGGCTGGGTTATGTGTGCGCACAGACCTCCAGCCCGGTGGCCATCGGCAACGACTTGCTGGAGATCACCATCTGCCCCGAGAGCGGCGGGATCACGAGCCTGATCGACAAAGCAACCGGGAAGGACCTGGTGCCCGAGGGTGAGGTCCTGGGCGTCATCCAGCGGGAGCAGGAAGTTCCCCACGGGATGACCGCCTGGCAGCTTGCGCCTATCTCCGATCGGGTCGAGCCACTGGCCGGAGCCACCTTGGACATGGTCTCCGAGGGCCCGAACGTGGCCGCGGTGCGTCTGAGCGGCAAGCACAATGAATCCGAGTATGCATTGAATATCCGCGTGCTTGCCGGAGTGCCGCGCATCGATTTCGAGCTGAACGTCAACTGGCTGGAGCGTGGCGACCCGCGCACCGGCGTGCCTGCCCTGCGCGTGTCCTTCCCACTGAACGTATCCGACGGTGCAGCGAATTTCGAAATTGCCTCCGGGCATATCGAGCGCGAGGCCGACGGCGAGGAAGTCCCGGCGCTGAACTGGGCGGATCTCACCGGGAAGATGGAAGACGGCACAGTGGCCGGCGCCACGCTGGTCAATGACTGCAAGTACGGCCACCAGGCCTTCGAGAACGGCCTGCGGCTCACGCTCCTGCGCTCCAGCTACGACCCGGACCCGCTGCCCGAGATTGGCCGGCACGAGATCCGCTTCGCCCTGGTTCCGCACGTGGGTGCCTTCGATCCGGCGGCAGCAATAAAGGCCGGGTATGCCTTCAACCACAGGATCATCCCGGTGGCGACCACGGCCCACACAGGCGACCTGCCGGCGGAAGGTTCAGCCCTGGAAGTGCTCACCGATAACGTGATGATCTCCGGCATCAAGCAGGCAGAGGACGGCGACGGGCTCGTCATCCGCCTGTACGAGTTCGGCGGCATTGAGACTGAGGCCCGCGTGAGGCTCCATTCGCGCATTGCCGCTCCGGATTCGGCTGCGGTGGAGACGGATATGATGGAGCAGCCGCTGGCCAACTCCACCGCGAGCATGAGCGGGGACACACTGTCGGTCAAGGTGCCCGCATTCGGCATCGCGACGGTGAAGATCGGCTGACAACAGTGACAACCGGGGGACTGGCATCGCTTTTCGCTGCCGTCTGCGAAAGGCGTGCCTGTACCCGGTTCAGGACAGTGACGGGCAATCGGCATGGGTGCCACGCCAGGGCAGTTCGTGGTGTGCTCCCTGCACCGAGCACTGCTTCCGGGGGAAGCAGTGGCACCCGCGGGCGCCCCCATCTCCCGCAAAGCAAGGTGATGGCGAATGATCCCGGACCGCGCGCAAGCGCTGGAAATCCTGCATGAGTTCACCCAGGCCGAGCACCTGCGCAAGCACGCCTATGCGGTCGAGGCCGCGATGCGCGGCTATGCACTGCAGTTCGGCGAAGACCCCGAATACTGGGGCGTGGTCGGGCTCCTGCATGATTTCGACTGGGAAGCGCACCCGACGCTGCCCGACCACCCCCTCAAAGGCGCGGAGATCCTGCGCGGCAAGGGTGTGGACGAGACGCTGGTGCTGGACATCCTGTCCCACGCGCCGAACCCGGATGCGCCCCGGGACACCCCGCTGCGCAAGGCTCTCTTCGCGGTGGATGAGCTGACCGGGTTCATCATCGCCACGGCGCTGGTGCGGCCCTCGCGAAGCCTGTCCGACCTGGAAGCCCGGTCGGTGCGCAAGAAGATGAAGGAGAAGTCTTTCGCGGCGGCGGTGAGCCGGGATGACCTCGTGGAGGGCGCCGAACTGCTGGGCATCGAACTGAACGAGCACATCCAGAATGTGATCGATTCCCTGAAGCCCATCGCGGGCGAACTGGGTCTTGCCGGATGAACGAGAGCAACCCCGGGCTGGCTATCCTGGTATGCGCCCTGTGCGGATCGCTGGGCTGGGGCCTGCGCGGGGTGTTCGGCGGGCAGTCCGGGGCCATGGTTCCCGGCGCGCTCATGGGCCTGGGCATCGCGGCGGCGGTGGCCCGGCTCGGGCTAAGCGTGGATGCCCTGCGCCTTGCGGCGGTGGGAGCAGCGGCCTTCAGCATCGGCGGCGTGACCACTTACGGGCAGACCCTGGGGCTGGTCCACAACTCCCCGCGCCCGGCCACATACTGGTGGGGCGTGCTGGGCTGCTTCATCAAAGGCGGCCTGTGGTTCGGTATCGGTACGGTCTGCTTCGGGCTTTACCTCAACGGTCATTTCGCGCGGCCGGTGGGCGTCAGTGCATTGGCTCTCGCCGCGGGCATCGCGGGCATTCTCGGCAGGCGCCTGATCAACGAGCCGCTGGACCCTCCCCACCGCTACCCGCGCATCTACTTCTCCCGCCGGGCGCTGGAAGGCGAGGACCTGGGGAAGGACCCGCCGCGCCGGGAGTCCTGGGGCGGCCTGCTCTTCGGGCTGCTGACGCTTTGCGCAGGCGCGTGGGTCGGCCTGGGCGACGGCTCGGTGGCGCTCATGGGGCTGGTGGGCTTCTGCGGCGGTGCGGTGGGTTTCTCGGTGGGGGAGATGATCCAGGCCAAAGGCATGTGGGGGCCCGGGGAACAGCGGCGCAAGTGCCCGTGGATGGACTGGTGGAAGGTCATGGAGATGACCTTCGGCCTCATCGGCGGGGCGTCAGT
Above is a window of Armatimonadota bacterium DNA encoding:
- a CDS encoding HAD family hydrolase translates to MIPDRAQALEILHEFTQAEHLRKHAYAVEAAMRGYALQFGEDPEYWGVVGLLHDFDWEAHPTLPDHPLKGAEILRGKGVDETLVLDILSHAPNPDAPRDTPLRKALFAVDELTGFIIATALVRPSRSLSDLEARSVRKKMKEKSFAAAVSRDDLVEGAELLGIELNEHIQNVIDSLKPIAGELGLAG
- a CDS encoding Hsp20/alpha crystallin family protein gives rise to the protein MRNDPWSTMRAMMDEMDRWARTGLGRRGQELADALGYLPLDVAETADAYILSAELPGVTMDAVSVNVEDNVITITGTKPAPEDTETVKYHRIERPYGNFQRSLALPRNVDPDQVSAKYETGVLTITVGKREEAKPKRIEIQAGP
- a CDS encoding alpha-mannosidase, coding for MNPTNSFEKIMSQMAVAEGAHGKWYERIRAELDFAARMADANPDRAAEWRPIIEQAAALVADGLKGGGGDLPALVAEAEKILAPLSPAAKEYAIYCAGHAHIDMNWMWSWPETVAVTHDTFSTMDRLMDEFPSFHFSQSQASVYHAMEKYAPEMFERIRRRIQEGRWECTACQWVEGSKNLASGEILCRHLLYTRRWFRDHLGLPFDAVKIDWEPDTFGHCWTLPGILARGGISRYYHHRSSGPQLQAMSSGSASQLYWWEGKDGSRVLAYDDSPNGYNCEINPHMTHLLFAIQKHTGLKKILWVYGVGDHGGGPTRRHLRAAQDMESWPVWPRVLLTTTDAFFSDVEREIAERGLELPVHKGELNFVFEGCYTSESRIKFANRSAENDLVDTEIIALCANRLCGMEYPSTVLEECWQRAMFNQFHDILPGSGVKETVEYALALFQENLANTGMIRTRSLRALAGMVDTSALEPAALPTASDMGLGAGVGNGAWWGGVSSLGEAEPGGEVFVIFNPAPFQRDEMVWVKIWNRPFEGGRISVRDSQGKVLPAQIMGSGHYWGHQFVDVAFPAAALPPVGYRSYVVEPVAAQPEDGPRAYLKELGRPIYRLGYVCAQTSSPVAIGNDLLEITICPESGGITSLIDKATGKDLVPEGEVLGVIQREQEVPHGMTAWQLAPISDRVEPLAGATLDMVSEGPNVAAVRLSGKHNESEYALNIRVLAGVPRIDFELNVNWLERGDPRTGVPALRVSFPLNVSDGAANFEIASGHIEREADGEEVPALNWADLTGKMEDGTVAGATLVNDCKYGHQAFENGLRLTLLRSSYDPDPLPEIGRHEIRFALVPHVGAFDPAAAIKAGYAFNHRIIPVATTAHTGDLPAEGSALEVLTDNVMISGIKQAEDGDGLVIRLYEFGGIETEARVRLHSRIAAPDSAAVETDMMEQPLANSTASMSGDTLSVKVPAFGIATVKIG
- a CDS encoding metallophosphoesterase, with translation MRRCRALLLSGVLFVGTLTAHADIYFGVFGDSQPGGDWNYPVLSAIAADMAGRRLSLVLGTGDYIDGARSLGSHKGQWLHFFRGIAPLQQLGKVPVVLAPGNHDIRGSRAYLEIFEQHFGPAYRSFDMGGCHFITLNTEEPGRAGMIAGEQLAWLKRDLAVTPNITPTFIAMHRPLWPVSIHVGESLDQYPEARDALHQLFVSEGVRCVFQGHEHLFNRQFRDGVEYIINGGAGGSLYARPDRGGFHHWVLVHVRDGNHALQIRKIKFE